Proteins encoded within one genomic window of Oryza glaberrima chromosome 12, OglaRS2, whole genome shotgun sequence:
- the LOC127756466 gene encoding lipoxygenase 2.1, chloroplastic-like isoform X1, protein MLMATQPLGPVLSPSHGGPSSFSSSVSLGGQWAPRRPAVSSKVSCTRIGLSEVDNGKVVGHIDVDEEEQTMQVQGITTVTATVAVRLKEGISTPEKVADMVNRNWLFLDFFSSSTERHTEPQPAKYLRMDDVTGSFIYESSFGVRSSFGAIGAVNVVNRFNTEVYISDIEVHLHGGHHHSSAVTFQCNSWITCNNPNDRRFFFPLKSSYLPSQTPRGVKNLRKEELKTIRGNGRGERKEWERVYDYDVYNDLGDPDNDPATRRPVLGGRERPYPRRCRTGRRRCRADPSSESPPATADGIYVPRDEAFTERRAGVFATKRALSMLSAFTTARRVSGDRRRSFPSLAAIDALYEDGYKNRPPSSQPEADDVDGYLAGMVQRQVKLLLKGEEEEFKEELRKLFKFQTPEIHDKDKLAWLRDEEFARQTLAGMNPLSIQLVRDTEFPIFSKLDEETYGPGDSLITRELIEGQINGVMTAEEAVEKKKLFMLDYHDVLLPFVHAVRELDDTTLYASRTLFFLTEEGTLRPIAIELTRPKSPNTPQWRQVFTPAGTSVTASWLWQLAKTHVLAHDAGYHQLVSHWLRTHCCVEPYVIAANRRLSQMHPIYRLLHPHFRFTMEINAQARGMLINANGIIESAFAPGKHCMELSSAVYDKFWRFDMEALPADLIRRGMAIECEDGELELTIEDYPYANDGLLIWDSIKEWVSDYVNHYYLLASDIHMDKELQGWWNEVRTKGHPDKKEGWPELDCHGSLVEVLTTIIWVASGHHAAVNFGQYPYAGYFPNRPTIARRNMPTEEQGCGREGMQPTFVEDPVRVLLDTFPSQYQTTLVLPVLNLLSSHSPGEEYIGTHAESAWMADREVRAAFGRFNERMMSIAETIDCRNKDPERKNRQGPGVVPYVLLKPSYGDPKDMTSVMEMGIPTSISI, encoded by the exons GGGCATAACCACGGTGACGGCCACTGTGGCGGTGCGCTTGAAAGAGGGGATATCCACTCCCGAGAAGGTGGCCGACATGGTTAACCGAAACTGGCTTTTCCTTGATTTCTTTAGCTCGAGTACAG AGAGGCACACGGAGCCCCAACCAGCAAAATACCTGCGCATGGACGACGTCACCGGCTCCTTCATATATGAGTCTAGCTTCGGCGTTCGATCATCATTTGGCGCCATCGGTGCCGTCAATGTCGTCAACCGCTTCAACACCGAGGTGTATATCTCGGACATCGAGGTCCACCTCCATGGCGGCCACCATCACTCAAGCGCCGTCACCTTCCAATGCAACTCGTGGATCACCTGCAACAACCCCAACGATcgccgcttcttcttccctCTCAAG TCGTCATACCTCCCGTCTCAGACGCCCAGGGGAGTGAAGAATCTGCGCAAGGAAGAGCTCAAGACCATCCGCGGCAATGGCCGCGGCGAGCGCAAGGAGTGGGAGCGCGTCTACGACTACGATGTCTACAACGACCTCGGCGACCCCGACAATGACCCGGCCACTCGTCGGCCGGTGCTCGGCGGCCGTGAGCGCCCCTAcccacgccgctgccgcacgggccgccgccgctgcagggCGGACCCGTCGTCggagtcgccgccggccaccgccgacggGATCTACGTGCCACGCGACGAGGCGTTCACGGAGCGGAGGGCCGGCGTGTTCGCCACCAAGAGGGCGCTGTCGATGCTGTCGGCATTCACCACGGCGCGGAGGGtgtccggcgaccggcggcggagcTTCCCGTCGCTGGCGGCGATCGACGCGCTGTACGAGGACGGGTACAAGaaccggccgccgtcgtcgcagcCGGAGGCGGACGACGTCGACGGCTACCTCGCCGGCATGGTCCAGAGGCAGGTGAAGCTGTTGCTcaagggtgaggaggaggagttcaAGGAGGAGCTACGCAAATTGTTCAAGTTCCAAACGCCCGAGATTCACGACA AGGACAAGCTTGCATGGTTGAGAGACGAGGAGTTCGCGCGGCAAACGCTGGCAGGGATGAACCCCCTCAGCATCCAACTTGTCAGGGACACG GAGTTCCCAATATTCAGCAAGCTCGACGAGGAGACCTACGGCCCAGGGGACTCCCTCATCACCAGAGAGCTGATTGAAGGGCAGATTAATGGGGTCATGACAGCAGAAGAG GccgtggagaagaagaagctgtTCATGCTGGACTACCACGACGTGCTCCTGCCGTTCGTGCACGCGGTGCGCGAGCTGGACGACACCACGCTGTACGCCTCGCGGACGCTCTTCTTCCTGACGGAGGAGGGCACGCTGAGGCCGATCGCCATCGAGCTGACGAGGCCCAAGTCCCCCAACACGCCGCAGTGGCGCCAGGTCTTCACGCCGGCGGGCACCAGCGTCACGGCGTCCTGGCTGTGGCAGCTCGCCAAGACGCACGTCCTCGCCCACGACGCCGGCTACCACCAGCTCGTCAGCCACTG GCTGAGGACGCACTGCTGCGTGGAGCCGTACGTGATCGCGGCGAACCGGCGGCTGAGCCAGATGCACCCCATCTACCGGCTGCTGCACCCGCACTTCCGCTTCACCATGGAGATCAACGCCCAGGCGCGCGGGATGCTCATCAACGCCAATGGAATCATCGAGAGCGCCTTCGCGCCGGGGAAGCACTGCATGGAGCTCAGCTCGGCGGTTTACGACAAGTTCTGGCGCTTCGACATGGAGGCTCTGCCTGCCGATCTCATCCGGAG GGGCATGGCGATCGAATGCGAGGATGGCGAGCTGGAGCTGACGATAGAGGACTACCCGTACGCCAACGACGGCCTGCTCATCTGGGACTCCATCAAGGAGTGGGTGTCGGATTACGTGAACCATTACTACCTGTTGGCTTCAGACATCCACATGGACAAGGAGCTCCAGGGTTGGTGGAACGAGGTGCGAACCAAGGGCCACCCGGACAAGAAGGAAGGGTGGCCGGAGCTGGACTGCCACGGGAGCCTCGTCGAGGTCCTGACCACCATCATCTGGGTCGCGTCGGGGCACCACGCGGCAGTGAACTTCGGCCAGTACCCCTACGCCGGCTACTTCCCCAATCGCCCCACCATCGCCCGACGGAACATGCCGACGGAGGAGCAGGGGTGCGGTCGCGAGGGCATGCAGCCGACGTTCGTTGAGGATCCCGTCAGGGTGCTGCTGGACACGTTCCCGTCGCAGTACCAGACCACCCTCGTCCTGCCGGTGCTCAACCTGCTATCGTCACACTCGCCCGGCGAGGAGTACATTGGCACGCACGCGGAGTCAGCGTGGATGGCGGACAGGGAGGTCAGGGCGGCGTTCGGGAGGTTCAACGAGAGGATGATGAGCATCGCGGAGACGATCGACTGCCGGAACAAGGATCCGGAGCGAAAGAACCGGCAGGGCCCCGGCGTGGTGCCGTACGTGCTGCTCAAGCCGTCCTACGGTGACCCCAAGGACATGACGTCCGTGATGGAGATGGGCATCCCAACAAGCATCTCAATTTGA
- the LOC127756466 gene encoding lipoxygenase 2.1, chloroplastic-like isoform X2, protein MLMATQPLGPVLSPSHGGPSSFSSSVSLGGQWAPRRPAVSSKVSCTRIGLSEVDNGKVVGHIDVDEEEQTMQVQGITTVTATVAVRLKEGISTPEKVADMVNRNWLFLDFFSSSTERHTEPQPAKYLRMDDVTGSFIYESSFGVRSSFGAIGAVNVVNRFNTEVYISDIEVHLHGGHHHSSAVTFQCNSWITCNNPNDRRFFFPLKSSYLPSQTPRGVKNLRKEELKTIRGNGRGERKEWERVYDYDVYNDLGDPDNDPATRRPVLGGRERPYPRRCRTGRRRCRADPSSESPPATADGIYVPRDEAFTERRAGVFATKRALSMLSAFTTARRVSGDRRRSFPSLAAIDALYEDGYKNRPPSSQPEADDVDGYLAGMVQRQVKLLLKEDKLAWLRDEEFARQTLAGMNPLSIQLVRDTEFPIFSKLDEETYGPGDSLITRELIEGQINGVMTAEEAVEKKKLFMLDYHDVLLPFVHAVRELDDTTLYASRTLFFLTEEGTLRPIAIELTRPKSPNTPQWRQVFTPAGTSVTASWLWQLAKTHVLAHDAGYHQLVSHWLRTHCCVEPYVIAANRRLSQMHPIYRLLHPHFRFTMEINAQARGMLINANGIIESAFAPGKHCMELSSAVYDKFWRFDMEALPADLIRRGMAIECEDGELELTIEDYPYANDGLLIWDSIKEWVSDYVNHYYLLASDIHMDKELQGWWNEVRTKGHPDKKEGWPELDCHGSLVEVLTTIIWVASGHHAAVNFGQYPYAGYFPNRPTIARRNMPTEEQGCGREGMQPTFVEDPVRVLLDTFPSQYQTTLVLPVLNLLSSHSPGEEYIGTHAESAWMADREVRAAFGRFNERMMSIAETIDCRNKDPERKNRQGPGVVPYVLLKPSYGDPKDMTSVMEMGIPTSISI, encoded by the exons GGGCATAACCACGGTGACGGCCACTGTGGCGGTGCGCTTGAAAGAGGGGATATCCACTCCCGAGAAGGTGGCCGACATGGTTAACCGAAACTGGCTTTTCCTTGATTTCTTTAGCTCGAGTACAG AGAGGCACACGGAGCCCCAACCAGCAAAATACCTGCGCATGGACGACGTCACCGGCTCCTTCATATATGAGTCTAGCTTCGGCGTTCGATCATCATTTGGCGCCATCGGTGCCGTCAATGTCGTCAACCGCTTCAACACCGAGGTGTATATCTCGGACATCGAGGTCCACCTCCATGGCGGCCACCATCACTCAAGCGCCGTCACCTTCCAATGCAACTCGTGGATCACCTGCAACAACCCCAACGATcgccgcttcttcttccctCTCAAG TCGTCATACCTCCCGTCTCAGACGCCCAGGGGAGTGAAGAATCTGCGCAAGGAAGAGCTCAAGACCATCCGCGGCAATGGCCGCGGCGAGCGCAAGGAGTGGGAGCGCGTCTACGACTACGATGTCTACAACGACCTCGGCGACCCCGACAATGACCCGGCCACTCGTCGGCCGGTGCTCGGCGGCCGTGAGCGCCCCTAcccacgccgctgccgcacgggccgccgccgctgcagggCGGACCCGTCGTCggagtcgccgccggccaccgccgacggGATCTACGTGCCACGCGACGAGGCGTTCACGGAGCGGAGGGCCGGCGTGTTCGCCACCAAGAGGGCGCTGTCGATGCTGTCGGCATTCACCACGGCGCGGAGGGtgtccggcgaccggcggcggagcTTCCCGTCGCTGGCGGCGATCGACGCGCTGTACGAGGACGGGTACAAGaaccggccgccgtcgtcgcagcCGGAGGCGGACGACGTCGACGGCTACCTCGCCGGCATGGTCCAGAGGCAGGTGAAGCTGTTGCTcaagg AGGACAAGCTTGCATGGTTGAGAGACGAGGAGTTCGCGCGGCAAACGCTGGCAGGGATGAACCCCCTCAGCATCCAACTTGTCAGGGACACG GAGTTCCCAATATTCAGCAAGCTCGACGAGGAGACCTACGGCCCAGGGGACTCCCTCATCACCAGAGAGCTGATTGAAGGGCAGATTAATGGGGTCATGACAGCAGAAGAG GccgtggagaagaagaagctgtTCATGCTGGACTACCACGACGTGCTCCTGCCGTTCGTGCACGCGGTGCGCGAGCTGGACGACACCACGCTGTACGCCTCGCGGACGCTCTTCTTCCTGACGGAGGAGGGCACGCTGAGGCCGATCGCCATCGAGCTGACGAGGCCCAAGTCCCCCAACACGCCGCAGTGGCGCCAGGTCTTCACGCCGGCGGGCACCAGCGTCACGGCGTCCTGGCTGTGGCAGCTCGCCAAGACGCACGTCCTCGCCCACGACGCCGGCTACCACCAGCTCGTCAGCCACTG GCTGAGGACGCACTGCTGCGTGGAGCCGTACGTGATCGCGGCGAACCGGCGGCTGAGCCAGATGCACCCCATCTACCGGCTGCTGCACCCGCACTTCCGCTTCACCATGGAGATCAACGCCCAGGCGCGCGGGATGCTCATCAACGCCAATGGAATCATCGAGAGCGCCTTCGCGCCGGGGAAGCACTGCATGGAGCTCAGCTCGGCGGTTTACGACAAGTTCTGGCGCTTCGACATGGAGGCTCTGCCTGCCGATCTCATCCGGAG GGGCATGGCGATCGAATGCGAGGATGGCGAGCTGGAGCTGACGATAGAGGACTACCCGTACGCCAACGACGGCCTGCTCATCTGGGACTCCATCAAGGAGTGGGTGTCGGATTACGTGAACCATTACTACCTGTTGGCTTCAGACATCCACATGGACAAGGAGCTCCAGGGTTGGTGGAACGAGGTGCGAACCAAGGGCCACCCGGACAAGAAGGAAGGGTGGCCGGAGCTGGACTGCCACGGGAGCCTCGTCGAGGTCCTGACCACCATCATCTGGGTCGCGTCGGGGCACCACGCGGCAGTGAACTTCGGCCAGTACCCCTACGCCGGCTACTTCCCCAATCGCCCCACCATCGCCCGACGGAACATGCCGACGGAGGAGCAGGGGTGCGGTCGCGAGGGCATGCAGCCGACGTTCGTTGAGGATCCCGTCAGGGTGCTGCTGGACACGTTCCCGTCGCAGTACCAGACCACCCTCGTCCTGCCGGTGCTCAACCTGCTATCGTCACACTCGCCCGGCGAGGAGTACATTGGCACGCACGCGGAGTCAGCGTGGATGGCGGACAGGGAGGTCAGGGCGGCGTTCGGGAGGTTCAACGAGAGGATGATGAGCATCGCGGAGACGATCGACTGCCGGAACAAGGATCCGGAGCGAAAGAACCGGCAGGGCCCCGGCGTGGTGCCGTACGTGCTGCTCAAGCCGTCCTACGGTGACCCCAAGGACATGACGTCCGTGATGGAGATGGGCATCCCAACAAGCATCTCAATTTGA